In Mercurialis annua linkage group LG6, ddMerAnnu1.2, whole genome shotgun sequence, the following are encoded in one genomic region:
- the LOC126687305 gene encoding putative methylesterase 11, chloroplastic isoform X1: MGNSLACLSPKKNKARKKAFTHPPEPPRLSLPCSTDRDSFNNLPSTSKKESNSKEFELDNELAEQAIAAAMLFRHHQRNGTLPFPRSNSAVYPSQQSSKQPGFTKSSSSRQPSLVDRPTKLDTKIDDVETKHVILVHGGGFGAWCWYKVIALLEESGVKVDAIDLAASGTHSSDSNTITSLSQYTQPLIDFIHNLKQGHKVILVGHDIGGACISHVMELFPSKIAKSIFIAAPMLSNGQSVFDVLSQLQTDSTDLMRQAQLFIYGNGKNYPPTAISLDKPFLKDLLFNQTSPKDIALARVSMRAFPVAPILEKLSLSKKKYGSIPRFYVKTQQDFAIPLPLQEAIINSNPPQQVFLLKGSDHAPFFSKPQGLHRILVQILQIPPNKI, encoded by the exons ATGGGGAATTCATTAGCTTGTCTCTCCCCAAAAAAGAATAAAGCGAGGAAGAAAGCGTTTACACATCCACCAGAGCCTCCGCGTCTCTCTTTACCATGTTCAACTGACAGAGATAGCTTCAACAACTTACCTTCTACTTCCAAGAAAGAGAGCAATAGCAAAGAATTCGAACTCGATAATGAATTAGCAGAACAAGCTATAGCAGCAGCCATGCTTTTTCGACATCATCAAAGAAATGGTACTCTTCCGTTTCCAAGATCAAACTCTGCGGTTTATCCTTCTCAACAATCATCCAAACAACCTGGTTTTACTAAAAGTTCTAGTTCTAGGCAACCTTCTCTTGTTGATCGACCAACTAAACTT GATACAAAGATTGATGATGTTGAGACCAAACATGTAATCCTAGTACATGGAGGTGGATTTGGAGCTTGGTGTTGGTATAAAGTGATTGCACTTCTGGAGGAAAGTGGGGTTAAAGTTGATGCAATTGACTTAGCAGCATCAGGCACTCATTCTTCTGATTCCAACACCATCACTTCTCTATCCCAATACACACAGCCTCTCATTGATTTCATTCACAATCTCAAACAAGGACACAAG GTGATACTGGTAGGACATGATATTGGTGGTGCTTGTATATCACATGTGATGGAGTTATTTCCATCTAAAATTGCTAAATCAATTTTCATAGCTGCACCAATGCTGTCCAATGGTCAAAGTGTCTTTGATGTATTGTCCCAGTTACAG ACAGATTCTACTGATCTAATGCGACAAGCTCAATTATTTATATACGGCAATGGAAAAAATTACCCTCCAACTGCAATTTCTCTTGACAAGCCATTTTTGAAGGATTTATTGTTTAATCAAACTTCTCCCAAG GACATAGCATTAGCGAGAGTATCAATGAGAGCATTCCCGGTTGCACCAATTCTCGAGAAACTGAGTCTTTCGAAGAAGAAGTACGGATCAATCCCACGTTTTTATGTCAAAACTCAGCAAGATTTTGCGATTCCTCTCCCTCTACAAGAGGCCATCATCAATTCTAATCCTCCACAACAAGTTTTTCTGCTGAAAGGTTCGGATCATGCCCCCTTTTTCTCGAAGCCTCAGGGTTTGCATAGGATACTAGTACAAATATTGCAAATTCCACCAAACAAAATTTGA
- the LOC126687307 gene encoding ubiquinone biosynthesis protein COQ4 homolog, mitochondrial-like gives MIEGGARIRLSRWQQAAVALGSAVGALVDPRRADLIAALGETTGKPAFERVLQRMKKCPEGRALLLERPRVISANVGHAWDLPPNTFGAAYARFMGSRNFSPDDRPPVRFMDTDELAYVAMRAREVHDFWHTLFDLPTNLIGESALKVIEFEQMYLPMCIMSVVGGTARFNEKQRRLFLQHYLPWAGRAGMQCTDLMCVYYEKHFHEDLDEVRRKWGISPAPAAPKQNINTAGI, from the exons ATGATAGAGGGTGGTGCAAGAATCAGGCTGAGCAGGTGGCAACAGGCAGCAGTTGCGCTGGGTTCAGCGGTGGGTGCATTGGTAGACCCGAGAAGAGCTGATTTAATTGCAGCTCTCGGTGAAACCACCGGCAAACCTGCTTTTGAAAGGGTTCTTCAGAGAATGAAGAAATGCCCAGAAGGCAGA GCATTACTTTTGGAGAGACCACGTGTAATATCTGCTAATGTAGGGCATGCGTGGGATTTACCACCGAATACGTTTGGTGCTGCATATGCTAGATTCATGGGATCAAGGAACTTTTCTCCTGATGACCGTCCGCCAGTGCGCTTCATGGACACAGATGAATTGGCATATGTAGCCATGCGGGCTCGGGAAGTGCATGATTTCTGGCACACCCTATTCGATCTGCCCACCAATCTAATTGGGGAGTCAGCACTGAAGGTGATAGAATTTGAGCAAATGTATCTTCCAATGTGTATAATGTCAGTCGTAGGCGGCACAGCAAGGTTTAATGAGAAGCAGAGAAGATTGTTCTTGCAGCATTACCTCCCATGGGCAGGCCGAGCTGGAATGCAGTGCACTGATCTTATGTGTGTGTATTACGAAAAGCACTTTCATGAAGATTTAGATGAAGTCCGCAGGAAATGGGGTATCTCTCCTGCCCCTGCTGCTCccaaacaaaatataaacaccGCAGGTATCTAA
- the LOC126687305 gene encoding putative methylesterase 11, chloroplastic isoform X2 — protein MGNSLACLSPKKNKARKKAFTHPPEPPRLSLPCSTDRDSFNNLPSTSKKESNSKEFELDNELAEQAIAAAMLFRHHQRNGTLPFPRSNSAVYPSQQSSKQPGFTKSSSSRQPSLVDRPTKLDTKIDDVETKHVILVHGGGFGAWCWYKVIALLEESGVKVDAIDLAASGTHSSDSNTITSLSQYTQPLIDFIHNLKQGHKVILVGHDIGGACISHVMELFPSKIAKSIFIAAPMLSNGQSVFDVLSQLQTDSTDLMRQAQLFIYGNGKNYPPTAISLDKPFLKDLLFNQTSPKDIALARVSMRAFPVAPILEKLSLSKKKYGSIPRFYVKTQQDFAIPLPLQEAIINSNPPQQVFLLKV, from the exons ATGGGGAATTCATTAGCTTGTCTCTCCCCAAAAAAGAATAAAGCGAGGAAGAAAGCGTTTACACATCCACCAGAGCCTCCGCGTCTCTCTTTACCATGTTCAACTGACAGAGATAGCTTCAACAACTTACCTTCTACTTCCAAGAAAGAGAGCAATAGCAAAGAATTCGAACTCGATAATGAATTAGCAGAACAAGCTATAGCAGCAGCCATGCTTTTTCGACATCATCAAAGAAATGGTACTCTTCCGTTTCCAAGATCAAACTCTGCGGTTTATCCTTCTCAACAATCATCCAAACAACCTGGTTTTACTAAAAGTTCTAGTTCTAGGCAACCTTCTCTTGTTGATCGACCAACTAAACTT GATACAAAGATTGATGATGTTGAGACCAAACATGTAATCCTAGTACATGGAGGTGGATTTGGAGCTTGGTGTTGGTATAAAGTGATTGCACTTCTGGAGGAAAGTGGGGTTAAAGTTGATGCAATTGACTTAGCAGCATCAGGCACTCATTCTTCTGATTCCAACACCATCACTTCTCTATCCCAATACACACAGCCTCTCATTGATTTCATTCACAATCTCAAACAAGGACACAAG GTGATACTGGTAGGACATGATATTGGTGGTGCTTGTATATCACATGTGATGGAGTTATTTCCATCTAAAATTGCTAAATCAATTTTCATAGCTGCACCAATGCTGTCCAATGGTCAAAGTGTCTTTGATGTATTGTCCCAGTTACAG ACAGATTCTACTGATCTAATGCGACAAGCTCAATTATTTATATACGGCAATGGAAAAAATTACCCTCCAACTGCAATTTCTCTTGACAAGCCATTTTTGAAGGATTTATTGTTTAATCAAACTTCTCCCAAG GACATAGCATTAGCGAGAGTATCAATGAGAGCATTCCCGGTTGCACCAATTCTCGAGAAACTGAGTCTTTCGAAGAAGAAGTACGGATCAATCCCACGTTTTTATGTCAAAACTCAGCAAGATTTTGCGATTCCTCTCCCTCTACAAGAGGCCATCATCAATTCTAATCCTCCACAACAAGTTTTTCTGCTGAAAG TATAG